In Zunongwangia profunda SM-A87, the following proteins share a genomic window:
- a CDS encoding SusC/RagA family TonB-linked outer membrane protein → MKKKLCIRYKPFAFIVFSLFALSSLSASPLKLESSLFQTQITGTVKSSADQLPMPGVSVVEKGTSNGAVTDFDGNFKLNVSSNDAVLVFSFIGFKTMERRLEGKTSIEIFMEEDQAQLDEVVLVGYSEQRREVITGAVATVSSEELAKSPTLNVSNALTGRMPGVVATQNSGEPGYDGSTISIRGSNSFGDNSPLVVIDGIPDRQGGFSRLNPADIKDISVLKDASAAIYGARAANGVILVTTKRGKVGKTSLSYDYNLGFSKPTVIPDLANASQYAMMRNELEIYKFPVSEWSPANAGFMSDGVYTRPSGGEVTAPFSPEDIRQFQDGSDPWFHPDTDWFSETLKDWSTQSRHTLQITGGTEDLKILSTIGYQNQDAYYKKSATNYKQYDIRLNMDAKINDYITAKIGVLGRQEDRNYPTKPASSIFRMLMRSSPTQPAYWPNGMPGPDIEYGENPVVITTDQTGYDRDRRYYFQSNGQLDIEIPWVKGLKFTGTAAVDKYIQQTKRWEIPWYLYTWQGGYTDDGTPELVRGKRGPAEPNLNQGNQDQLNILLGGVLNFERKFGFHQINVLAGVNRETIRNDSFSAYRRYFISTVIDQLFAGGDAEKDNDGRAWERARLNYFGRVGYNYKEKYLAEFLWRYDGSYMFPEDSRYGFFPGVMIGWRVSEENFWKENLKLINFFKIRASYGQMGNDNIYYDDELQEYQYFATYGFSNYVTGSALSQTLFETRVPNTAVTWEVANNYNLGFDGRMWEGKVNFTLDLFLNKRSSILWRRNASVPQTTGMSLPAENIGEVENRGWDFQLGYNNQFGDLMFSASINGGYAKNKIVFWDEAPGAPQWQRSTGRMINAGLYYEYDGVFATQEEIDNNTIDYSAITNNLRPGDMKYRDYDGDGAITPDDQVRRDKTTQPTFQGGVNFNFQYKDFDLSVLFQGAAGGELRVGADESGSIGNYLKEVYDNRWTIDNPSSTHPRIADRGNQYYSFGNTYWLQSTDYLRLKNIELGYNLPQQLADKVGINNFRLYVSAYNLVTWTGMESFDPEAVNSIGQYYPQSKIINLGARINF, encoded by the coding sequence ATGAAAAAAAAACTTTGCATTAGGTACAAGCCTTTTGCGTTTATCGTATTCAGTTTATTTGCGCTTTCGTCACTCTCTGCCTCACCGCTCAAGTTAGAAAGTTCTTTATTTCAAACTCAAATCACCGGAACTGTTAAATCTTCGGCTGATCAGTTACCAATGCCCGGTGTGAGTGTTGTTGAAAAAGGCACTTCTAATGGAGCGGTTACGGATTTTGATGGAAATTTCAAACTTAACGTGTCTTCCAATGATGCAGTTTTGGTATTCTCTTTTATAGGTTTTAAAACCATGGAAAGGAGGTTAGAGGGTAAAACTTCTATAGAGATTTTTATGGAGGAAGACCAGGCACAATTAGATGAAGTTGTATTAGTGGGATATAGCGAACAGCGGCGAGAAGTAATTACAGGTGCTGTTGCTACCGTTAGTAGTGAGGAATTAGCGAAGTCCCCCACTTTAAACGTTTCTAATGCATTAACAGGAAGAATGCCCGGGGTGGTTGCCACCCAGAATAGTGGTGAGCCTGGTTATGATGGATCAACCATTAGTATTCGAGGGAGTAATTCTTTTGGAGATAATAGCCCTCTGGTAGTTATTGATGGAATTCCGGATAGGCAAGGAGGTTTTAGCAGACTTAACCCTGCAGATATTAAAGATATTTCAGTACTAAAAGATGCATCAGCAGCAATTTATGGAGCTCGTGCAGCAAATGGGGTTATCCTGGTCACTACCAAAAGAGGAAAAGTAGGGAAAACATCACTGTCTTATGATTATAATTTAGGTTTTTCAAAGCCCACCGTTATCCCTGATCTTGCCAATGCATCACAATACGCTATGATGCGTAATGAGCTAGAAATTTATAAGTTTCCCGTGAGCGAATGGAGTCCTGCTAATGCAGGTTTTATGAGCGATGGTGTTTATACAAGACCATCTGGAGGCGAAGTTACAGCTCCCTTTTCACCAGAGGACATACGTCAGTTTCAAGATGGTAGCGATCCTTGGTTTCATCCAGACACCGATTGGTTCTCAGAAACTTTAAAAGACTGGTCTACACAAAGTAGACATACTTTACAAATTACAGGAGGAACAGAAGATTTAAAGATCTTATCTACTATTGGTTATCAAAATCAGGATGCCTATTATAAAAAATCGGCTACCAATTATAAGCAATACGATATCAGGTTAAATATGGATGCTAAAATTAACGATTATATAACTGCAAAAATAGGGGTGCTGGGAAGGCAGGAAGATCGTAATTATCCAACCAAACCGGCATCCAGCATTTTTAGAATGTTAATGCGTAGTTCTCCAACCCAGCCGGCCTACTGGCCAAATGGCATGCCGGGACCAGATATAGAGTATGGAGAAAACCCAGTTGTGATTACTACAGATCAAACAGGTTATGATAGAGATAGAAGATATTATTTTCAATCTAATGGTCAATTAGATATAGAGATTCCTTGGGTAAAAGGTTTAAAGTTTACAGGTACAGCTGCTGTCGATAAATATATTCAACAAACGAAAAGATGGGAAATACCATGGTATCTGTATACATGGCAGGGAGGATATACCGATGATGGTACCCCAGAACTTGTAAGAGGGAAAAGAGGTCCTGCAGAGCCAAATTTAAATCAGGGAAATCAGGATCAGCTCAATATCTTATTAGGAGGAGTTTTAAATTTTGAGCGAAAATTTGGATTCCATCAAATTAATGTTCTTGCCGGGGTAAATAGAGAAACTATTAGAAATGATAGTTTTAGTGCTTATCGTCGATATTTTATTTCTACCGTAATAGATCAGCTTTTTGCAGGCGGGGATGCAGAAAAAGATAATGATGGTCGTGCCTGGGAAAGAGCAAGACTAAATTATTTTGGTCGGGTTGGCTATAATTATAAAGAAAAATATTTAGCAGAATTTCTTTGGCGATACGATGGAAGTTATATGTTTCCTGAGGACAGTAGATATGGTTTTTTTCCAGGGGTGATGATTGGATGGAGAGTCTCTGAAGAGAATTTTTGGAAAGAGAACCTTAAGCTAATCAACTTCTTCAAAATAAGAGCTTCTTATGGACAAATGGGAAATGATAATATTTATTATGATGACGAGCTGCAAGAATATCAATACTTCGCCACTTATGGATTCAGTAATTATGTAACAGGCAGTGCGCTAAGTCAAACCTTATTTGAAACTCGCGTTCCCAATACCGCAGTAACATGGGAAGTTGCGAATAATTATAATCTTGGTTTTGATGGTCGTATGTGGGAGGGGAAAGTGAATTTCACGTTAGACCTCTTCCTTAATAAACGGAGTAGTATATTATGGAGGAGAAATGCTTCGGTACCACAAACCACAGGGATGAGTCTTCCTGCAGAAAATATTGGAGAAGTAGAAAACCGGGGATGGGATTTTCAATTAGGCTACAATAATCAATTTGGAGACTTAATGTTTAGTGCTAGTATTAATGGAGGATATGCTAAAAACAAGATTGTATTTTGGGATGAAGCACCTGGCGCACCCCAGTGGCAAAGGTCTACTGGACGAATGATTAATGCCGGCTTATATTATGAGTACGATGGAGTGTTTGCCACACAGGAAGAAATAGATAATAATACTATCGATTATAGCGCTATAACTAATAATCTTAGGCCTGGTGATATGAAGTACAGAGATTATGATGGCGATGGTGCTATTACTCCAGATGATCAGGTAAGAAGAGATAAAACTACACAGCCCACGTTTCAAGGGGGCGTAAATTTTAATTTTCAATATAAAGATTTTGATCTGTCAGTATTGTTTCAGGGAGCCGCAGGAGGAGAATTACGGGTAGGTGCAGATGAGTCTGGATCTATAGGAAACTATTTGAAAGAAGTATACGATAACCGATGGACTATTGATAACCCAAGTAGTACGCACCCTAGAATAGCAGATCGGGGAAATCAATATTATTCATTTGGTAATACGTACTGGTTACAAAGTACGGACTATTTAAGATTGAAAAATATTGAATTAGGATATAATCTTCCGCAACAATTAGCAGATAAGGTGGGTATAAATAATTTTAGACTTTATGTAAGCGCATATAACCTAGTGACCTGGACGGGGATGGAATCTTTCGATCCAGAAGCGGTAAATTCTATCGGGCAATATTATCCGCAATCCAAAATTATTAATCTAGGAGCACGTATTAATTTCTAA
- a CDS encoding ROK family protein, with the protein MNIAIGADIGGTHITSAAIDLDSFSVIENSYYNQKIDNKSTKEVILKQWASCLNNSINAVDLNSNHLLGVGIAIPGPFDYANGIGKYERNDKYESLYNVSIIDGLAREIQNSNIKLRFLNDASSFGVGSDLLENLNEDHTIAITLGTGFGATFLKNKVPLITGNGVPENGCLWDKDFKDGIADDYFSTRWLINHYGGLTGNDTAGCGVKELIDSDPENMKLVFTDFANNLCEFLYPHLKAFDTDVLFIGGNIAKASSYFLDILEDCIAEGKLKTKIRIVTEAEKVGVIGAAYLFNPGFWDRIRTELPSI; encoded by the coding sequence ATGAATATAGCCATAGGTGCAGATATTGGGGGGACTCATATCACCAGTGCAGCCATAGACTTAGATTCTTTTTCGGTAATAGAAAACAGTTATTACAATCAAAAAATAGATAATAAATCTACAAAAGAAGTTATCTTAAAACAGTGGGCATCCTGTTTAAACAATTCGATAAACGCAGTAGATCTTAACAGTAATCATCTCCTTGGGGTAGGGATAGCTATCCCCGGGCCTTTTGACTATGCAAATGGGATTGGTAAATACGAAAGAAATGATAAGTATGAAAGTCTTTATAATGTCTCGATCATCGATGGGCTAGCCAGGGAAATACAAAACAGTAATATAAAGCTGCGATTTCTAAACGACGCTTCTTCTTTTGGAGTAGGAAGCGACCTCTTAGAAAACTTAAACGAAGATCATACTATAGCAATTACTCTGGGTACAGGATTTGGAGCTACTTTTCTTAAGAATAAGGTGCCTTTAATAACCGGAAACGGAGTTCCTGAAAATGGTTGTTTATGGGATAAGGATTTTAAGGACGGTATTGCAGATGATTATTTTTCTACACGCTGGCTTATTAATCATTATGGAGGTTTAACCGGCAATGATACTGCCGGTTGTGGTGTCAAAGAACTTATTGATAGTGATCCGGAAAATATGAAACTGGTATTTACCGATTTTGCTAATAATTTATGTGAATTTTTATACCCACACCTTAAAGCTTTTGATACAGATGTTTTATTTATTGGTGGAAATATCGCCAAAGCTTCATCTTATTTTCTGGACATACTTGAGGATTGTATAGCTGAAGGGAAACTAAAAACCAAGATTAGAATTGTTACGGAAGCCGAAAAAGTTGGGGTGATAGGCGCTGCCTATCTCTTTAATCCTGGTTTTTGGGACCGAATTCGTACAGAATTGCCTAGTATATAA
- a CDS encoding SusC/RagA family TonB-linked outer membrane protein has product MGKIIDNNGMPLLGATVVEKGTSNGTQSDMDGNFTLQITNPQNAILVISYVGFSTQEVPINGKKTIEITLEEDSEALSEVVVTALGIKSEKRALGYATAEVDGGNLSSVKATNNFVNALSGKVAGVQISSASSQPGSGARIVIRGGSSITGNNQPLLVVNGVPFDAANGSSSSGLADIDPNSIESLSVLKGAAASALYGSEAANGVILVTTKSGTFNMKPVISLSSSISFDDIYEIPLQDKWSQGYWQNDDWVYVDGNSSFTSTSFGPRISDVPGAQLYDRWDIFETGITNENSLSITGGGEKASYYISYSNLNNNGILSPLEFRRNAINANTSFKFTPKLTVSSNILYTTQKNERLFEDSSNSSFMNTLMATPNTWNPYPIYDEDGSLRSYRGGSRDPYTWVLDNVGATNERDRFAGTFIIEYEILDHLKFRSVTGISTTSAYSNSFYNLGGYASVQGSYSSSERFSRDIESTETITYDNDFGDFEVNVMLGHNIQENKWRGNYFNGNGLILPGIYNSTNVSGYSAYDDRGMFRSYSFFGQAMLGYKKMLYYTVTGRNDWASSLADSFFYPSHSLGLVFTELLPKNDILNFGKFRASYAKVGSPANAYARNNPLVSAGGDGVMWPFNGQRSYLSSSRIPNNNLTNEFKSEVELGLELRLLKSRLNFDISYYHNWSENQILSEQFLASTGYTYGTVNIGGITHKGLEVGINAVPIQTEFFNWDLSLNWSKDNSNVDRLGSNNEPISVGSYGYAIVDQPYPVIYGLGFLRDDEGRLVLDDTPGLSYGRPLADNSGNQILGQTAPEWIGSLRNTLSYKNLSLMFQFDVSKGGNLYSLNDHYLTYYGMAAHQNNRPDDNMTTFDGVMGHYDSATGEVVVTSETPQPTRYDLYYQTVAQSVLEDNIMPKDYIKLREVQLAYNLPNKLIASAGLQDVQIAFSGRNLWRSFHDDFEGPDPEINTDGITNGNGYLSYSLPTTKTYSLTLTAKF; this is encoded by the coding sequence ATGGGAAAAATTATCGACAATAACGGTATGCCATTACTTGGCGCTACCGTTGTTGAGAAAGGAACCTCTAATGGTACACAATCTGATATGGATGGAAATTTCACCCTTCAGATTACTAATCCACAAAATGCTATTTTAGTGATTTCTTATGTAGGATTCTCTACCCAGGAAGTACCTATTAACGGAAAAAAAACTATTGAAATCACTTTAGAAGAAGATTCTGAAGCGCTTAGTGAGGTAGTCGTAACGGCTTTAGGAATTAAAAGTGAAAAAAGAGCTTTAGGATACGCCACTGCTGAAGTTGACGGTGGTAACTTAAGTTCGGTAAAAGCCACCAATAACTTTGTCAATGCCTTGAGCGGTAAAGTTGCAGGGGTGCAAATTTCCAGTGCTTCCAGCCAGCCTGGTAGCGGCGCTCGTATTGTGATTAGAGGCGGCTCTTCGATTACAGGAAATAACCAACCCCTTCTAGTGGTAAACGGTGTTCCTTTTGATGCGGCTAACGGAAGTAGCTCTTCCGGACTTGCGGATATCGATCCTAATTCGATAGAAAGTTTAAGTGTATTAAAAGGTGCGGCTGCATCAGCTTTATACGGCAGTGAAGCCGCCAATGGTGTAATATTGGTAACCACTAAATCTGGGACTTTCAACATGAAACCAGTTATAAGCCTTAGCAGTTCTATCAGTTTTGATGATATTTATGAAATCCCACTTCAGGACAAATGGTCACAGGGATATTGGCAAAATGACGATTGGGTGTATGTCGATGGAAACTCTTCTTTTACTTCAACCAGTTTTGGCCCTAGAATTTCAGATGTTCCTGGTGCACAATTATATGACCGCTGGGATATCTTTGAAACCGGAATCACGAACGAAAATAGTCTTAGCATTACCGGGGGTGGAGAGAAAGCCTCATACTATATTAGCTATAGTAACTTAAATAATAATGGTATATTATCTCCGCTTGAGTTCAGAAGAAACGCTATAAATGCCAACACTTCTTTTAAATTCACTCCAAAACTTACTGTTTCTTCAAACATCCTTTACACCACTCAAAAGAATGAACGACTTTTTGAGGATAGCTCCAACAGCTCTTTTATGAATACTTTGATGGCCACGCCTAATACTTGGAATCCCTATCCTATTTATGATGAAGATGGAAGCTTAAGATCTTATAGAGGTGGTTCCCGAGATCCTTATACCTGGGTATTGGACAATGTTGGCGCTACCAATGAAAGGGATCGTTTTGCCGGAACTTTTATTATCGAATATGAAATCCTGGACCATTTAAAATTTAGATCTGTAACAGGTATTAGCACCACAAGCGCCTATTCTAATTCCTTTTATAACCTTGGTGGTTATGCCTCTGTACAGGGAAGTTATAGCTCTTCAGAAAGATTTAGCCGTGATATCGAATCGACTGAAACGATAACCTACGACAACGATTTTGGTGATTTTGAAGTAAATGTCATGCTTGGCCATAATATTCAGGAAAATAAATGGAGAGGAAATTACTTTAACGGAAACGGACTGATCCTGCCTGGAATTTACAATTCCACCAATGTTAGTGGATATTCTGCTTATGATGACCGGGGAATGTTTAGATCCTATTCCTTTTTTGGACAGGCTATGCTAGGCTATAAAAAAATGCTTTATTATACTGTGACCGGTAGAAACGACTGGGCCTCCAGTTTAGCAGACAGTTTCTTTTACCCCAGCCACAGTTTAGGTCTCGTATTTACAGAACTTTTACCAAAAAATGATATTTTAAATTTCGGGAAATTTAGAGCCAGTTACGCAAAGGTAGGTTCTCCGGCTAATGCTTATGCAAGAAATAATCCACTGGTTTCTGCAGGTGGAGACGGAGTAATGTGGCCATTTAATGGTCAGAGAAGTTACTTATCGTCATCAAGAATTCCAAACAACAATCTTACAAACGAATTTAAAAGCGAAGTAGAGCTTGGGTTAGAGCTACGATTGCTAAAAAGTCGTTTAAATTTCGATATTTCTTATTATCATAACTGGAGTGAAAACCAAATTCTATCTGAACAATTTTTAGCTTCTACAGGGTATACTTATGGAACCGTAAATATTGGTGGAATTACTCATAAGGGACTTGAAGTTGGTATTAATGCTGTGCCAATCCAAACCGAATTCTTCAACTGGGATTTAAGCCTGAACTGGTCTAAAGATAACTCTAATGTAGATCGATTAGGTAGCAATAATGAGCCGATAAGTGTAGGTTCTTATGGTTACGCCATTGTAGACCAGCCTTACCCAGTTATTTATGGCCTTGGCTTTTTAAGAGACGATGAAGGCAGACTGGTTCTGGACGATACTCCTGGCTTAAGTTATGGCAGACCTCTTGCGGATAATAGCGGTAATCAGATTTTGGGACAAACAGCACCAGAATGGATTGGAAGTTTAAGAAACACTTTAAGCTATAAAAATCTTTCGCTAATGTTTCAATTTGATGTCTCTAAAGGTGGAAATCTGTATAGCCTTAATGATCATTACCTTACATATTACGGCATGGCAGCTCATCAAAATAATCGACCAGATGATAACATGACAACTTTCGATGGTGTTATGGGACATTACGATTCTGCTACTGGAGAAGTAGTGGTTACCAGTGAAACACCGCAGCCTACAAGATATGATCTTTACTATCAAACCGTAGCACAATCGGTTTTAGAAGATAACATCATGCCTAAAGATTACATCAAGCTTAGGGAGGTACAGCTTGCTTATAATCTGCCCAATAAACTGATTGCCAGCGCCGGTTTACAGGATGTGCAAATCGCTTTCTCAGGAAGAAATTTATGGAGAAGCTTTCACGATGACTTTGAAGGCCCAGATCCCGAAATTAATACCGATGGTATTACTAACGGAAATGGCTACCTAAGCTACAGCTTACCTACAACAAAAACATACTCACTTACCCTAACTGCAAAATTTTAA
- a CDS encoding SusD/RagB family nutrient-binding outer membrane lipoprotein encodes MNTIQQLYKIRFLIIFSTFFITGCESWTDIDTDPDNITAGPAITEDIMLIGIEAEWVETANEKFETWYGYPTWLSWFAIEGSNAIVNVDPGFGNEVWNSYSYSLKHAVELHDFAEQNGNTYYQGIAGVIAAHHWFYIADVYDQAPLEQAMTGLENQQPELATQEELYAHASALLDEAINLFKNTDGGELLPGQDDYMLNGDIDRWVRFAYSLKARQAMRRIYAPGVDQDAQISAILSYLEKGMTSNEDNVMWRHLEDLANANPLYNYMTRAYSGGRGLTPGNFLIDMMNAYEDPRRPIMFTNAEADPNGYMGHFAGAAVQAGNRPSHYRFDYLSMSYPDHIMLYSESKFLEAEAYAFRNEWELAEIAMKEGNRADMEYMEVPQEQIISYNAQPSLDMPTNLEDAQQLIIQQKYLSNIFRTGETYFDYVRTGYPEFDFEYMIQNTNASTTFARRFPYPLNEIERNPNVRAVGQPDWFNKGTTWDNKN; translated from the coding sequence ATGAACACGATACAACAACTATATAAAATTCGATTTTTAATAATTTTTAGCACCTTTTTTATAACTGGTTGCGAATCCTGGACAGATATCGATACCGATCCCGACAATATTACTGCCGGGCCAGCGATAACTGAAGATATAATGCTTATTGGAATAGAGGCCGAATGGGTTGAAACGGCCAACGAAAAATTCGAGACCTGGTATGGTTATCCAACATGGTTGTCCTGGTTTGCTATAGAAGGTTCTAATGCCATTGTAAATGTAGACCCGGGCTTTGGAAACGAAGTTTGGAACTCCTACTCTTATTCTTTAAAACACGCGGTAGAACTTCATGATTTTGCTGAACAAAACGGTAATACGTATTATCAGGGAATCGCAGGAGTTATTGCTGCACATCATTGGTTTTATATCGCCGATGTTTATGACCAGGCACCCTTAGAACAGGCCATGACCGGTTTAGAAAATCAGCAACCAGAACTGGCGACTCAGGAAGAATTATATGCCCACGCCAGTGCTCTCTTAGATGAAGCTATTAACCTTTTTAAAAATACCGATGGTGGTGAACTTTTACCGGGACAGGATGATTATATGCTAAACGGTGATATTGATCGTTGGGTGCGTTTTGCATATTCTTTAAAAGCCAGACAGGCTATGAGAAGAATTTATGCCCCGGGAGTAGACCAGGATGCGCAAATCTCTGCAATCCTTTCTTATCTGGAAAAAGGAATGACTTCTAATGAAGATAATGTAATGTGGCGACACCTTGAAGATCTGGCAAACGCCAACCCACTCTATAATTATATGACCAGAGCTTATAGTGGTGGTCGTGGATTGACTCCGGGAAACTTTCTTATCGATATGATGAATGCATATGAAGATCCCAGAAGGCCGATCATGTTTACCAATGCAGAGGCCGATCCGAATGGCTATATGGGTCATTTTGCAGGTGCAGCAGTTCAGGCAGGGAATAGACCAAGCCATTACAGATTCGATTACCTTTCTATGTCATACCCAGATCATATCATGCTTTATTCTGAATCTAAATTTTTAGAAGCTGAAGCCTATGCCTTCAGAAACGAATGGGAGTTAGCTGAGATCGCTATGAAAGAAGGAAATCGTGCCGATATGGAATATATGGAAGTACCCCAAGAACAAATTATAAGCTATAATGCACAACCTTCTTTAGATATGCCAACAAATCTTGAAGACGCTCAACAGCTGATCATTCAGCAAAAATACCTATCAAACATCTTTAGAACCGGGGAAACCTATTTTGATTATGTAAGGACCGGTTACCCAGAATTTGATTTTGAATATATGATACAAAATACCAACGCCAGTACCACTTTCGCCAGAAGATTTCCTTATCCATTAAATGAAATAGAGCGAAATCCAAACGTTCGCGCTGTTGGCCAACCCGATTGGTTTAACAAAGGGACCACCTGGGATAACAAAAACTAA
- a CDS encoding DUF885 family protein: protein MYKFKKTKSFLYALIISVLTLCCQKALAQDDSFVPCQVMPMLMTNHQADMGDLVRYYSPSNAYRWGRISDSGGSQERRDRIIVLNEKYLAELDKINFSELPQECKVDYILFKRDLKHEINEAKKHAKIYTEVKSWFPFSENIYQYLKRRRRGYQLDAKEVAKNWNASAKQIDSLLPLLKEEQSLDKDQVQEAVLVIEDLKNSAANVFSFYNNYDPMFTWWVPTTYKALDSSLATFKTTFEAKLENKRPVDKSGIIGYPVGRNELVKQLEYEMIPYTPEELIEIANKEFAWCDAALLKAAEEMGFGKDWKAAQEKVKNAYVAPGLQPEAMLKLYNESIAFLKEKDLISVPPLAEETWGMQMMSPERQLVNPFFTGGTNITISYPTSGMTYEQKMMSMRGNNPHFSKATVHHELIAGHNLEGFMNNRYRTYRNYRTPFWTEGWSLYWELLLWDEGFPSGPEDRIGMLFWHMHRCARIIFSLNYHLGKWTPQQCIDFLIDRVGFEPANAEGEVRRSFIGSYPPLYQLAYLTGGRQFYALREELVKTGKMTNKEFHDKIMRLNSMPIEMIRAILTDQELKENFKTSWQFYDSID from the coding sequence ATGTACAAATTCAAAAAAACAAAAAGCTTTCTTTATGCTTTAATTATCTCTGTCCTTACACTCTGCTGCCAAAAAGCACTAGCTCAGGACGATAGTTTTGTACCCTGCCAGGTAATGCCCATGCTAATGACCAATCATCAGGCAGACATGGGTGACCTGGTACGCTATTACTCTCCCTCAAACGCTTATCGATGGGGAAGAATTTCAGATTCAGGTGGGTCTCAAGAAAGACGCGATCGCATTATAGTCCTAAATGAAAAATATCTGGCTGAATTAGATAAAATCAACTTTAGTGAACTTCCGCAAGAATGTAAAGTAGATTATATTTTATTTAAACGTGACCTTAAGCATGAGATTAATGAAGCCAAAAAACATGCTAAGATTTATACAGAAGTTAAAAGCTGGTTTCCGTTTTCAGAAAACATCTATCAATATCTAAAACGAAGACGAAGAGGCTATCAATTAGATGCTAAAGAAGTTGCCAAAAACTGGAATGCTTCAGCAAAACAAATAGACTCTTTACTTCCCCTTTTAAAAGAAGAACAATCGTTAGACAAAGACCAGGTTCAGGAAGCCGTTTTAGTCATCGAAGACCTAAAAAATTCAGCGGCAAATGTTTTTTCATTTTATAATAATTACGACCCCATGTTTACCTGGTGGGTTCCTACTACTTACAAAGCTTTAGATTCCAGCTTAGCAACGTTTAAAACTACTTTTGAAGCTAAATTAGAAAACAAACGTCCTGTTGATAAAAGTGGTATTATTGGTTATCCCGTGGGAAGAAATGAACTGGTAAAACAGTTAGAATACGAAATGATCCCATACACTCCTGAAGAACTTATAGAAATTGCTAATAAAGAGTTTGCCTGGTGCGATGCTGCACTTTTAAAAGCGGCAGAAGAAATGGGATTTGGAAAAGACTGGAAAGCTGCACAGGAAAAAGTTAAAAATGCTTATGTAGCTCCAGGACTGCAGCCTGAAGCCATGTTAAAGCTTTACAATGAATCTATTGCATTCTTAAAAGAAAAAGACCTTATTAGCGTACCGCCGTTAGCCGAAGAAACCTGGGGCATGCAAATGATGTCTCCAGAAAGACAATTGGTTAATCCATTTTTTACCGGCGGCACCAACATCACCATTTCTTATCCCACCAGCGGAATGACCTATGAGCAAAAAATGATGAGTATGCGTGGTAACAATCCGCATTTTTCCAAAGCTACTGTTCATCACGAATTAATTGCCGGTCACAATTTAGAAGGCTTTATGAACAACCGCTACAGAACCTATAGAAACTATCGCACCCCATTTTGGACAGAAGGTTGGTCTCTTTATTGGGAATTATTACTTTGGGATGAAGGCTTTCCAAGTGGCCCGGAAGACCGTATTGGAATGCTATTTTGGCATATGCACCGTTGCGCCCGGATTATCTTCTCCTTAAACTATCATTTAGGAAAATGGACTCCCCAGCAATGTATTGATTTTCTGATAGACCGTGTAGGCTTTGAGCCTGCGAATGCTGAAGGAGAAGTACGACGCTCTTTTATTGGAAGTTACCCCCCATTATATCAGTTAGCTTATCTAACCGGTGGCAGACAATTTTATGCCCTTAGAGAAGAGCTGGTAAAAACAGGTAAAATGACCAATAAAGAATTTCACGATAAAATCATGAGACTTAATTCTATGCCAATAGAAATGATAAGAGCGATCTTAACCGATCAGGAGCTTAAGGAAAATTTTAAAACCTCCTGGCAATTCTACGATTCGATCGACTAA